In Epinephelus lanceolatus isolate andai-2023 chromosome 13, ASM4190304v1, whole genome shotgun sequence, the following are encoded in one genomic region:
- the znf106b gene encoding zinc finger protein 106 has translation MAKVQTPNEKVVKPPVKKKNNHNSKNYKNTKRNYCILCRRFHMKHEAQEHVHSMLHHRELETVLGKDSFHECQACKASSMGLNEYARHISTAEHKAKLKSLTQKKVKALSLFKTLDKETMGQILERNKTLKKEEKKAMKKKKKKLKQIAGQKRAAMQQGGSHKNMAVSNVARPEKSKQVNTRILKQGTYQQERNDAVVQNKENKVSSLQRPLYQRESVLQSQSGRLTYLSGEPAGRTLHCSNVRDQSTQSAQQPDNYSVKTESSQSDRLNRRPQGGVTNKPGQKSWPTNSQNDYYNKQYDGDFTSDQLPHNGAIIFGHGQNESTESSQPGREGSAHHASVSGSANAAPIRDVDISAMLRQIRRALGVREPCRADREARKQSSEAGVRVTEKESPTGGSCRRHAKEATLPVTSAAAPSVQSSQVNSPAHASHSGVSSSSVAPPEPKQTTFRTTQGATQQCEKSSVSASDSNRALNSKERESQAPPDSQTSEPTSNITRRVRIAHRSAIVQGGNAAGLKPTLNKVFSLSGGSSKSNWREMYEERKKQARGKSMPRFGIQLANPLSYQQSSTQAESDMTLSEGFHWESFPNSPSAAHWTGLPPPPQDTVYNDSRTETQSAPQVQEPLEPPGAAQEGCSRPTVHAVSVKMEQSCEDENGDLRASSGASKRKHNMYDDVSDKQSSGKKKKTKSNTDQGQMDQLLAVSLREDELSHSLQDLDRSLIQARSALQAAYTEVQRLLLLRQQFTAEINSLRAQRIEILQGMQGGYSGASTITERATTSPAGARLSPLPSSSAFPTQPSPTNPVSSISPLALTAMQVKQEIFQQSAAGQASQFAKMLPCNSETPQVPATQPVPLFPADLLPSLLLPSTSLAAPTTADTSLKQLQSEPSVSPNVNQQTVRLASEEAQPADSDSEEEAGGNLSTEQVKGKEPAAEKSDSTSAPKRGQNASAAASDDDGGSESDASVKMMEPSNPVVIDIDESDNEDAPDDPVQQEPPEKSVSVEFNSSSTQAVQDNDAERKVQPTAVPVKDASVPSEGVENEEPSVGAFLNHTGPVHGLQVHEGRLYTCSGDNTARAYGLMNREYQAVFEGHTNKVNCLLVASFPNMPARLYTGSSDQTIRCYSIKTTKCLEQITLSDRVLCLHTAWNILFAGLANGSVASYDLKTLKQLDVFECHGPRGVSCLGTAQEGARRVLLVGSYDSTISVRDAKSGLLLRTLEGHTKTVLCMKVVNDLVFSGSSDTSVHAHNIHTGELVRIYKGHGHAVTSIVILGKVMVTACLDKLVRVYELQSHDRLQVYGGHNDMVMCMAVHKSVIYTGCYDGSVQAVKLNLMKNYRCWWQNCALIFGMAEHLLQHLVKDHSNPNLQSVKCRWRGCSTFFGTQQCVRQKLPEHMQNHAENDSKVQL, from the exons ATGGCAAAGGTTCAAACCCCAAATGAAAAGGTGGTGAAACCCCCTGTGAAGAAAAAGAACAACCACAACTCTAAAAACTACAAGAACACCAAAAGGAACTACTGTATTCTGTGTCGCAGGTTTCATATGAAACAT GAAGCACAAGAGCATGTGCATAGTATGCTGCATCACAGGGAGCTGGAGACTGTGCTGGGCAA GGATTCATTTCATGAGTGTCAGGCGTGTAAGGCCTCCTCCATGGGTTTAAACGAGTACGCTCGGCACATCTCCACTGCTGAACACAAAGCCAAGTTGAAGAGCTTGACGCAGAAGAAGGTGAAGGCCCTCTCTCTGTTCAAGACTCTGGACAAAGAGACCATGGGCCAGATCCTGGAGAGAAACAAGACACTAAAAAAAGAGGA gAAGAAagcaatgaaaaagaaaaagaagaaactgaAGCAGATAGCTGGTCAGAAGCGTGCAGCCATGCAACAGGGAGGCAGCCATAAAAACATGGCGGTGTCCAATGTAGCGAGGCCGGAAAAATCCAAACAAGTGAACACGAGGATACTGAAACAGGGAACGTACCAGCAGGAGAGAAATGATGCTGTTGTTCAAAACAAAGAGAATAAAGTATCCAGTCTGCAAAGACCTCTTTACCAAAGAGAATCAGTTTTGCAGTCTCAAAGTGGAAGATTGACTTATTTGTCAGGAGAACCTGCAGGTCGAACTCTGCATTGCTCTAATGTTCGAGACCAGTCCACCCAATCAGCACAGCAACCTGACAACTATTCAGTCAAAACTGAGAGCTCCCAATCGGACAGACTTAATAGGAGACCACAAGGAGGTGTCACTAACAAGCCGGGACAAAAATCATGGCCTACCAACAGCCAGAATGACTATTACAACAAGCAGTATGATGGAGACTTCACCAGTGACCAGCTTCCTCATAACGGAGCCATCATCTTTGGTCACGGCCAAAATGAGAGCACGGAATCTTCTCAGCCAGGACGAGAAGGTTCAGCTCACCATGCTTCAGTGAGTGGATCTGCCAATGCAGCTCCCATACGGGATGTCGACATCAGCGCGATGCTACGGCAAATCAGAAGAGCGCTTGGTGTGAGGGAGCCGTGCAGAGCTGACCGTGAAGCCCGGAAGCAGAGCAGTGAGGCGGGTGTCCGGGTGACTGAGAAAGAGTCGCCGACAGGCGGGTCCTGTAGGAGGCACGCCAAGGAGGCTACACTTCCCGTCActtctgctgcagctccatctgTGCAGTCTTCACAGGTCAACAGCCCTGCTCATGCATCCCATTCTGGCGTTTCTTCGTCCAGTGTTGCTCCTCCTGAGCCAAAGCAGACGACATTTAGAACGACGCAGGGAGCGACACAACAGTGTGAGAAAAGCTCAGTGTCTGCAAGTGACTCAAATAGAGCATTAAACAGCAAAGAGAGAGAATCTCAGGCCCCGCCTGACAGCCAGACCTCTGAGCCTACCTCGAACATCACCCGCAGGGTTCGAATCGCCCACAGATCAGCCATAGTTCAGGGGGGAAATGCGGCTGGACTTAAACCAACCCTGAATAAAGTGTTCAGCTTATCAGGGGGCAGTAGTAAGTCGAACTGGAGGGAGATGtatgaggagaggaagaagcagGCGAGGGGCAAAAGCATGCCCAG GTTTGGAATTCAGCTGGCAAACCCTCTGTCGTACCAACAAAGCTCAACACAAGCAGAATCTGACATGACTCTGTCAGAGGGCTTCCACTGGGAGTCGTTCCCAAACAGTCCTTCAGCTGCACACTGGACTGGACTACCTCCTCCGCCCCAGGACACAGTATATAATGACTCTCGCACAGAAACCCAGTCAGCTCCTCAGGTGCAGGAGCCTTTGGAGCCACCTGGTGCAGCTCAGGAAGGCTGCAGCAGGCCGACGGTCCACGCCGTCTCTGTGAAGATGGAGCAAAGCTGTGAGGATGAGAACGGAGATTTGAGAGCCAGCAGTGGTGCCAGCAAGAGGAAACACAACATG TATGATGACGTTTCTGATAAGCAGTCAAgtggaaaaaagaagaaaacaaagtcaaacacag ACCAGGGCCAGATGGACCAGCTGTTGGCTGTGTCTCTGAGGGAGGATGAGCTGAGCCACTCGTTGCAGGATTTGGACAGGTCTCTGATCCAGGCCCGCAGTGCCCTGCAAGCTGCCTACACAGAGGTCCAAAGACTCCTGCTATTGAGACAGCAG TTTACTGCTGAGATCAACAGTCTGAGAGCCCAGCGCATTGAAATCCTGCAGGGGATGCAAG GAGGATACTCAGGAGCATCTACTATAACAGAAAGAGCCACCACCTCACCAGCAGGGGCACGACTCTCTCCCCTTCCTTCCTCTAGTGCCTTCCCCACTCAGCCATCACCCACAAACCCAGTATCTTCCATCAGCCCCCTTGCCCTGACAGCCATGCAAGTAAAGCAAGAAATCTTCCAACAGTCCGCAGCAGGACAGGCCAGTCAGTTTGCCAAAATGCTCCCCTGTAACTCTGAGACACCTCAGGTACCTGCGACCCAACCTGTCCCCTTGTTTCCCGCTGATTTGCTCCCctcactgctgctgccatcaaCAAGCTtagctgctccaacaactgctgacaCCTCTCTGAAACAACTCCAATCTGAGCCCTCTGTATCGCCAAATGTAAATCAGCAGACTGTGAGGTTAGCGAGCGAAGAAGCACAGCCAGCTGACAGTGATTCTGAGGAAGAGGCAGGAGGAAATCTCAGCACAGAGCAAGTTAAAGGAAAAGagccagcagcagagaagtCTGACTCCACTTCAGCCCCCAAAAGAGGTCAGAATgcatctgctgcagcatcagACGACGATGGAGGAAGTGAGAGCGACGCCTCTGTCAAAATGATGGAGCCCTCCAACCCGGTGGTCATTGATATCGATGAATCAGACAATGAGGACGCACCAGATGATCCAGTCCAACAAGAGCCCCCTGAGAAGTCTGTCAGTGTGGAATTTAATTCTTCAAGCACACAGGCGGTTCAGGATAATGATGCTGAGAG GAAAGTTCAGCCGACAGCTGTGCCAGTGAAAGATGCCAGTGTTCCCTCGG aggGTGTTGAGAATGAGGAGCCATCTGTGGGAGCTTTTTTGAATCACACAGGACCAGTCCACGGCCTCCAGGTTCATGAGGGTCGACTGTACACGTGTTCAGGGGACAACACGGCGCGGGCCTACGGTCTTATG AACAGGGAGTACCAGGCCGTGTTTGAAGGTCACACAAACAAAGTCAACTGTCTGCTGGTAGCATCGTTCCCAAACATGCCGGCGCGCCTCTACACCGGATCCAGTGACCAGACTATCCGCTGTTACAGCATAAAG ACCACGAAGTGTCTGGAGCAGATCACTCTATCGGACAGAGTGTTGTGTTTGCACACTGCCTGGAACATCCTGTTTGCTGGACTCGCCAATGGATCAGTGGCTAGCTATGACTTAAAG ACTCTGAAGCAGTTGGATGTGTTTGAGTGCCACGGCCCACGAGGTGTGAGCTGCCTGGGTACAGCACAGGAGGGCGCCCGCCGAGTCCTGCTGGTCGGCTCCTACGACAGCACCATCAGCGTACGAGACGCCAAGAGCGGCCTGCTGCTACGCACGCTGGAGGGTCACACCAAAACTGTACTCTGCATGAAG GTGGTGAATGACCTCGTCTTCAGTGGCTCCAGTGACACATCTGTTCATGCCCACAACATCCAT ACGGGCGAACTGGTTCGTATCTACAAGGGTCACGGTCATGCCGTCACATCAATAGTCATCTTGGGGAAAGTGATGGTGACAGCCTGTCTGGATAAACTGGTCCGAGTTTACGAGCTCCAG TCCCATGACCGCCTGCAGGTGTACGGGGGTCACAATGACATGGTGATGTGCATGGCCGTACACAAGAGTGTG ATCTACACAGGCTGCTATGATGGCAGTGTTCAAGCTGTGAAGCTCAACTTGATGAAGAACTATCGCTGCTGG TGGCAGAATTGCGCTCTGATCTTCGGCATGGCGGAGCATCTTTTGCAGCACCTCGTCAAAGACCACAGCAACCCGAATCTGCAGTCTGTCAAATGCCGCTGGAGAGGCTGCAGCACTTTCTTTGGCACGCAGCAGTGTGTTCGGCAG AAGCTGCCGGAGCACATGCAGAACCACGCGGAGAACGACAGTAAAGTGCAGCTTTGA
- the ttbk2b gene encoding tau-tubulin kinase 2b — protein sequence MSGAGEHTDILSVADVVRDRWKVTRKIGGGGFGEIYEVLDQLSQATVALKVESAQQPKQVLKMEVAVLKKLQGKDHVCRFVGCGRNDRFNYVVMELQGRNLADLRRTMSRGTFSVSTTLRLGKQILEAIESIHSVGFLHRDIKPSNFAMGRLASTCRCCYMLDFGLARQFTNSSQEVRPPRPVAGFRGTVRYASINAHKNKEMGRHDDLWSLFYMLVEFTVGQLPWRKIKDKEQVGNLKETYDHRLMLKHLPSEFSTFLDHILTLDYFTKPDYQLLMSVFENAMKSHNVLENDPYDWEKCDSEDMLTITATATTAQQLTRLTPAYLGMANASVLPGELQRENTEDVLQGERLSDADNCPPIPTPTTPGGDVWDEMDRNRNHKHAQPMIRKVVSEDEHSQNQGNQSPNTGSMQSSPRRVRSETMFLERAAPLLRRMRHSQSLAFEKRLAPEPKPTIERFLEAYLGKQHPVLSQVREKSIPERGQGTPSCNEEHSGTATPDQEEGAASSGFVAVNLSPVPQEGDSQEWVMLELEQGSGSGATKPPGEALHEDKTGTPAEAENQSSDPQDGQATAVPSSPVLSQMSMPGTWLLGHRRLPGMLGQMPSVMVGRAQMDQSSSCALQSPVQERSDAIPLEAPSGESEELPEEILKDGGRLELAPVPSSAKGPTAHLTNDRDPESDSGLPDRSSEPNQQPQADTAGGAMESTVTVSSSPPPALLRRRDSPSSPRYSRIPVRDPSNPLDSPSKDLNMERRHRWSSPVPGSPTHSPSPSLSCDNLPCALPRDRLLSERGSRSDCAGEDPLSLSSSSGSKSKIPRPVSATFVPEQLTSRFLPRPPPGKPPIRPCVDNRRRRLRVRASSTSDADFLASLTQLMQDRSGMLFSPPPRPRSSSSSLQRSLSSSPSRQELREGGALQGRSRSPSSFSSSPPPRHPHDRSVGPAQWGQSSSRGRGLIHEGKGSGKVNR from the exons ATGAGTGGGGCTGGAGAGCACACAGACATCCTGTCAGTGGCAGACGTGGTCAGAGACCGATGGAAAGTG acgaGGAAGATAGGTGGAGGCGGGTTTGGGGAGATCTACGAGGTTTTGGATCAGCTGAGTCAGGCCACCGTTGCCTTAAAGGTGGAGTCTGCTCAGCAACCCAAACAGGTGCTGAAGATGGAGGTGGCTGTGCTGAAGAAGCTTCAGG GCAAAGACCACGTGTGTCGCTTTGTGGGCTGTGGCCGCAATGATCGTTTCAACTACGTGGTGATGGAACTCCAG GGGAGGAATCTTGCAGATTTGCGCAGAACCATGAGCCGCGGCACCTTCTCCGTCTCTACAACTCTGCGACTTGGCAAGCAGATTTTAGAAGCCATCGAAAGCATCCACTCCGTAGGCTTCCTGCACCGTGACATTAAACCC TCTAACTTTGCAATGGGAAGGCTAGCCAGTACCTGCAGATGCTGCTATATGCTTGATTTCGGCTTGGCCCGACAGTTTACCAACTCCAGCCAAGAAGTCCGTCCA CCTCGGCCTGTTGCAGGCTTCAGAGGAACTGTGCGATACGCTTCAATCAATGCTCATAAGAACAAG GAAATGGGCCGTCATGATGACCTGTGGTCCCTCTTCTATATGCTGGTTGAATTCACAGTTGGTCAGCTGCCTTGGAGGAAAATCAAAGACAAA GAACAAGTAGGAAACCTAAAAGAGACATATGACCATAGACTCATGCTTAAGCACCTTCCCTCAGAGTTTAGTACCTTCCTCGATCACATCTTGACCTTGGACTACTTCACTAAGCCAGACTATCAG CTCCTGATGTCAGTGTTTGAGAATGCGATGAAGAGCCACAACGTGCTGGAGAATGACCCTTATGACTGGGAGAAATGTGATTCGGAGGATATGCTGACCATCACTGCCACCGCAACCACTGCTCAGCAGCTCACTCGCCTCACACCGGCGTACTTGGG caTGGCCAATGCTTCAGTGCTGCCAGGCGAGCTGCAGAGGGAGAACACTGAGGATGTCCTGCAAGGGGAACGCCTCAGCGACGCCGACAACTGCCCCCCCATACCCACGCCGACCACCCCTGGTGGAGACGTATGGGACGAGATGGACCGCAACCGAAACCATAAACACGCCCAACCGATGATCAGGAAG GTGGTGAGTGAGGATGAACACAGTCAGAACCAGGGGAATCAGAGCCCCAACACCGGCTCCATGCAGAGCTCTCCTAGACGGGTGCGATCAGAGACCATGTTCTTGGAGCGGGCTGCACCGCTGCTCCGGAGGATGAGACACAGTCAGAGCTTGGCGTTTGAAAAGAGACTTGCGCCTGAACCCAAGCCCACCATCGAACGCTTCCTCGAGGCCTA CCTGGGCAAACAGCATCCTGTCCTTTCTCAAGTCAGGGAGAAATCTATTCCCGAGAGGGGGCAGGGGACGCCTTCCTGCAATGAGGAACACTCCGGCACAGCGACCCCAGACCAAGAGGAGGGCGCAGCGAGCAGCGGCTTTGTGGCCGTGAACCTTAGTCCCGTGCCCCAAGAGGGAGACTCTCAGGAGTGGGTGATGCTGGAGCTAGAGCAAGGTAGCGGCTCTGGAGCCACCAAGCCTCCTGGTGAGGCCCTGCACGAGGACAAGACAGGGACGCCAGCTGAGGCTGAGAACCAGTCGTCCGATCCGCAGGATGGCCAGGCCACAGCGGTGCCGAGCAGTCCTGTCCTGTCGCAGATGTCCATGCCCGGCACGTGGTTGCTGGGCCACAGGAGGCTGCCGGGGATGCTGGGACAAATGCCCTCTGTCATGGTGGGAAGAGCCCAGATGGACCAG TCCTCCAGCTGTGCGCTACAGTCCCCTGTTCAGGAGAGGAGTGATGCAATACCACTAGAGGCACCATCTGGTGAATCTGAAGAACTCCCAGAGGAAATCTTAAAAGATGGAGGAAGGTTGGAGTTAGCTCCTGTCCCAAGCTCAGCCAAAGGCCCCACTGCTCACCTGACAAACGACAGAGACCCAGAGAGCGACTCCGGTCTGCCCGATCGCTCCTCAGAGCCCAATCAGCAGCCTCAAGCCGACACAGCAGGAGGTGCTATGGAGAGCACCGTCACCGTCTCCTCCTCCCCGCCCCCAGCTCTGCTCAGGAGAAGAGACTCTCCCTCGTCCCCGAGATACAGTCGAATCCCAGTGCGAGACCCCAGCAACCCCCTGGACTCTCCAAGCAAGGACCTCAACATGGAGAGGCGTCATCGCTGGAGCAGTCCGGTCCCTGGCTCCCCCACCCACTCaccctctccatctctgtcctGTGACAACCTGCCTTGTGCTCTGCCGAGGGACAGGCTCCTCTCAGAGCGAGGCTCCAGGTCCGACTGTGCAGGAGAAgaccccctctctctgtcctcctcatCAGGTAGTAAAAGTAAGATCCCACGTCCTGTGAGCGCCACCTTCGTACCCGAGCAACTCACAAGCAGGTTCCTGCCTCGACCACCTCCTGGGAAACCACCCATCCGCCCGTGTGTGGACAACAG ACGTCGGCGGTTGAGAGTGCGTGCCAGCAGCACTAGTGACGCAGACTTCCTCGCCAGTCTGACACAGCTGATGCAGGACCGTAGCGGGATGCTCTTTAGCCCCCCTCCTCGCCCtcgcagctcctcctcctccctgcagcGCTCACTAAGCTCCTCCCCCTCGCGGCAGGAGCTCCGAGAGGGCGGGGCACTGCAGGGACGCAGCCGCTCGCCATCGAGCTTCTCCAGCTCCCCTCCTCCGCGGCACCCACACGACAGGTCCGTAGGGCCGGCTCAGTGGGGCCAGAGCTCCAGCAGGGGCAGGGGTCTGATCCACGAAGGTAAAGGCTCCGGCAAAGTGAACCGATGA
- the churc1 gene encoding protein Churchill yields the protein MCNGCVQKEYPDRGNTCLENGSYLMNYLGCANCHQRDFVLISNKATEDDDGEEIVTYDHVCKNCDHVIARHEYTFSVVDEYQEYTMLCMLCGKAEDSISVLPDDPRQSAPLF from the exons atgtgCAACGGCTGCGTGCAGAAAGAATACCCGGACCGG GGCAACACCTGTCTGGAGAATGGCTCCTACCTGATGAACTACCTGGGCTGTGCCAACTGCCACCAGAGGGACTTTGTGCTGATCAGCAATAAAGCcacagaggatgatgatggagaGGAGATCGTCACATATGACC ATGTCTGCAAAAACTGTGACCACGTCATCGCCAGGCACGAATACACTTTCTCTGTTGTTGATGAATACCAG GAGTACACTATGCTCTGCATGCTGTGTGGAAAGGCAGAGGACTCCATCAGTGTGTTACCAGATGACCCCAGACAGTCTGCGCCTCTCTTCTAG